Proteins from one Deltaproteobacteria bacterium genomic window:
- a CDS encoding diguanylate cyclase, with product MKRNVLSSLREYPERDERVLILYSVIAYLLILATNAAIDRLIFFQKSFWVSFLSQVSEFNNSYQLITLAFCLLYGVIASKIVARKRRWGEDLLKSKRKMKALLDAIPDTMFRLKKDGTLLESVKENQNDSLSKPFSEFLGKKIDAFLPPGVHAEVVEYVNLAITTGEMQIFEYQQVIGEDTYHHEARITSTGADEALVILRDITVRKNLEEELRALLITDDLTGLNNRRGFFLLANQQMKLADRTKSEMLLFYSDFDDLKWINDTFGHQEGDRAITEVSEILRKSFRKSDIISRLRGDEFAVLLINVTGSDVESIIERRFRAGIDELNGRPDRKYTVSLSIGTARYNPKTPCTIDDLLGRADELMYREKRSKKKRGIRTAPRNI from the coding sequence ATGAAGAGAAACGTTTTATCATCACTGCGCGAGTATCCCGAGAGAGACGAGCGGGTTCTGATCCTCTACTCGGTGATCGCCTATCTGCTGATCCTGGCAACGAACGCTGCGATAGACAGGCTCATATTCTTTCAAAAATCCTTCTGGGTATCTTTCCTTTCGCAGGTCTCCGAGTTCAACAACAGTTACCAGTTGATCACTCTTGCCTTCTGCCTTTTGTATGGCGTCATTGCATCGAAAATAGTTGCCAGAAAAAGGCGCTGGGGAGAGGACCTTTTAAAGAGCAAAAGGAAGATGAAAGCGCTGCTGGACGCGATTCCCGATACCATGTTCAGGCTCAAAAAGGACGGGACGCTGCTGGAGTCAGTCAAGGAAAACCAAAATGACAGCCTGTCGAAGCCGTTCAGCGAATTCCTCGGAAAAAAAATAGACGCTTTCCTCCCGCCGGGCGTCCACGCCGAAGTCGTGGAATACGTAAACCTGGCAATCACCACCGGCGAAATGCAGATCTTTGAATATCAGCAGGTCATCGGCGAGGATACGTACCATCACGAGGCAAGGATAACTTCCACGGGAGCCGATGAGGCACTCGTAATCCTGCGTGACATCACGGTCAGAAAAAACCTGGAGGAAGAGCTTCGCGCTCTGCTGATCACAGACGATTTAACGGGGCTGAACAACCGAAGGGGCTTTTTCCTGCTCGCCAATCAGCAGATGAAGCTTGCCGACAGGACGAAGAGCGAGATGCTGCTCTTTTACTCGGACTTTGACGACCTGAAGTGGATCAACGACACGTTCGGGCACCAGGAAGGTGACCGGGCAATCACCGAGGTGAGCGAAATTTTGAGGAAATCCTTCCGCAAGTCCGACATCATCTCCCGTCTCCGGGGAGACGAGTTTGCCGTTCTGTTGATAAACGTAACAGGCTCGGACGTCGAGTCTATCATTGAAAGGCGGTTCAGGGCCGGAATCGATGAGCTCAACGGACGGCCAGACCGAAAATACACGGTCTCCCTGAGTATCGGGACGGCACGGTACAACCCCAAAACACCGTGCACCATCGATGACCTTCTCGGCAGGGCCGACGAACTCATGTACCGGGAGAAGAGGTCGAAAAAGAAAAGAGGCATCAGAACAGCCCCTCGCAATATCTGA
- a CDS encoding HD domain-containing protein produces MQDLTRGKKQSTIARKFTNIIAILYVIPMLVTVYLHVNSELGQEGNNTQFSIIIISFLFLGIAGYAILRGINRSWEKTLENVKAVASGELNRRAETESRDEMTEFSENVNKITETLQKNVNELKESKAQIKSLLNHISHAVESPFELDRLLKVYLSSISNIIGFRKGVMAVNNDPRGLRIITQIGLTEDEKSAFLTKGKKTLNLVMEEKRPVCIIENSMPGENMEDHLEFQAFIGDNISTPLVKSHRVFGVLTMAAGAETCRDTGENPDGRQKNTITDDEMVMIKNLSAQISTAIENTELRKEMEKTYFDSITALAAAVEARDIYTNGHSKRVSALSGAIAREMNLPEQTVAYVQDASLLHDIGKIGIPDSILHEISHEMPESWFDVIKKHPVIGENIIKPLRSLTHLCPIVRHHHERFDGTGYPDGLSGENIPVESRVIAVADAFDAMTSDRPYRDRLTTEDAVSELKKNAGTQFDAEPVRALLRHMSSDSSKERTEIVP; encoded by the coding sequence ATGCAGGATCTTACTCGCGGGAAAAAGCAGAGCACGATTGCGCGCAAGTTTACCAACATCATCGCTATTCTGTATGTAATCCCCATGCTCGTTACCGTGTATCTCCATGTGAACAGCGAACTCGGCCAGGAGGGGAACAACACCCAATTTTCCATAATCATTATCTCTTTCCTATTCCTCGGGATAGCGGGATACGCAATCCTCAGGGGAATCAACCGATCCTGGGAAAAAACCCTGGAAAATGTGAAGGCGGTAGCGTCGGGAGAACTGAACCGGAGAGCGGAAACGGAATCCCGTGATGAAATGACCGAGTTCTCGGAAAACGTCAACAAGATTACGGAGACCCTGCAGAAAAACGTAAACGAACTGAAAGAATCCAAAGCACAGATCAAAAGCCTGTTGAACCACATATCGCATGCCGTTGAATCTCCCTTTGAACTCGACAGGCTCCTGAAAGTTTACCTGTCCAGCATCTCGAATATCATCGGATTCAGGAAGGGGGTCATGGCGGTGAACAACGACCCACGAGGTCTCAGGATAATCACCCAGATAGGGCTCACGGAGGACGAGAAAAGCGCTTTCCTTACGAAAGGGAAAAAGACGCTTAACCTGGTCATGGAAGAAAAGCGCCCCGTCTGCATCATCGAAAACAGCATGCCAGGTGAAAACATGGAGGACCACCTTGAGTTCCAAGCGTTTATCGGGGACAACATCTCCACGCCCCTTGTCAAATCCCACAGGGTGTTTGGGGTCTTGACGATGGCAGCGGGGGCGGAGACATGCCGTGATACGGGGGAAAACCCGGACGGCAGGCAGAAAAATACCATCACCGATGACGAAATGGTGATGATCAAAAACCTTTCGGCACAGATATCCACGGCTATTGAAAACACGGAATTGCGAAAAGAGATGGAAAAAACATACTTCGACAGCATCACGGCCCTTGCCGCGGCAGTCGAAGCCCGGGACATATATACCAACGGCCATTCTAAGAGGGTATCTGCACTTTCAGGAGCTATAGCCAGAGAGATGAACCTGCCGGAGCAGACGGTGGCGTACGTTCAGGACGCCTCCCTCCTTCACGACATCGGCAAGATCGGGATTCCCGATTCGATACTCCATGAGATCTCCCATGAAATGCCCGAGTCCTGGTTCGATGTCATCAAGAAACACCCCGTCATCGGGGAAAATATCATTAAACCGCTGCGATCCCTTACCCACCTCTGCCCGATCGTCCGGCATCACCACGAGAGGTTCGACGGCACCGGGTATCCCGATGGCCTCTCCGGGGAAAACATACCGGTGGAGTCCAGGGTAATAGCGGTTGCGGACGCTTTCGATGCAATGACATCCGACCGCCCCTACAGGGACAGGTTGACGACGGAGGATGCGGTGTCAGAGCTCAAGAAAAACGCGGGCACCCAGTTTGATGCCGAACCGGTCAGGGCGCTTTTGAGACACATGAGCAGTGATAGCTCAAAGGAGAGGACAGAGATCGTACCATAA
- a CDS encoding 4Fe-4S dicluster domain-containing protein: MHHKVNLTIDGASISVAKGTSVLEAALQYAICIPHLCHMPTLTDIGACRLCIVENVQNGKSKITASCTLLVQEGMVIRANSEQVRNLRRNIAELLVTQAPNSRAIQDIAVRCGVTKPRFSLRRDDCVLCGRCVRVCNELYQAHAIGFVGRGKNRRVKYPLEEKPESCVMCRACVTLCPMAVTPCDGPMDAGEEYFCGKCESITLTPQYSVGDCIRCDLGEGFHCSRQT; this comes from the coding sequence ATGCATCATAAAGTGAATCTTACGATCGACGGGGCGAGCATCAGCGTAGCGAAAGGGACGAGCGTTCTCGAAGCAGCGCTGCAATACGCCATCTGTATCCCCCACCTCTGCCACATGCCCACCCTGACCGACATCGGCGCCTGCCGGCTGTGCATCGTTGAAAATGTCCAGAACGGAAAGTCGAAGATCACCGCTTCCTGCACCCTGCTCGTCCAGGAGGGGATGGTAATCCGTGCCAACTCGGAGCAAGTCAGGAATCTTCGCCGCAACATTGCCGAGCTGCTCGTCACCCAGGCCCCCAATTCACGGGCCATCCAGGACATCGCTGTCCGCTGCGGCGTCACCAAACCCCGTTTCTCCCTCCGCCGTGACGACTGCGTTCTCTGCGGCCGGTGCGTCCGGGTCTGCAACGAGCTCTACCAGGCCCACGCCATCGGCTTCGTCGGCCGTGGGAAGAACCGCCGCGTGAAATACCCCCTCGAGGAAAAGCCCGAATCATGCGTGATGTGCCGGGCCTGCGTAACCCTCTGTCCCATGGCGGTGACGCCCTGTGACGGTCCGATGGACGCGGGAGAAGAGTACTTCTGCGGCAAGTGCGAGTCGATAACCTTGACGCCGCAGTACAGCGTGGGAGACTGCATCCGCTGCGACCTGGGCGAGGGCTTTCACTGCAGCAGGCAGACGTAG